The following proteins are encoded in a genomic region of Glycine max cultivar Williams 82 chromosome 18, Glycine_max_v4.0, whole genome shotgun sequence:
- the LOC102668874 gene encoding uncharacterized protein produces the protein MNAYESSRIYKQRVKAYHDKKLLKKDFQPGQQVFLFNSRLKLFLGKLKSKWSRPFTIKEVKPHGAVEVMDPESTTLERKWIVNGQRLKLYHGGNIERLTTILHLQDP, from the coding sequence ATGAATGCATATGAATCATCCAGGATATACAAGCAAAGGGTGAAGGCATATCACGACAAGAAGTTGCTGAAGAAGGACTTCCAGCCAGGCCAACAAGTTTTCTTGTTCAACTCAAGGCTGAAGTTGTTCCTAGGCAAATTGAAGTCTAAATGGTCTAGACCATTTACTATCAAAGAAGTGAAGCCACACGGAGCAGTGGAAGTAATGGATCCTGAGTCAACAACTCTTGAGAGAAAGTGGATTGTGAACGGGCAAAGATTGAAGTTGTACCATGGTGGAAACATTGAGAGATTGACTACCATTTTGCATTTACAAGACCCTTAG